In Anaerolineae bacterium, the following are encoded in one genomic region:
- a CDS encoding phospholipid carrier-dependent glycosyltransferase — protein sequence MTLQIDRLNRRLALLVAVLLLAAFARLYHLMQQGIWLDEGYTHYVMTRLGPLGAALDDMHPPLYYYTLGGWMAVTGDSLLAMRYFSALCSVLTVPLVYLLARRMAPAGAVLPRRQIALLAALLFALSDPDIAMAQEVRNYAFHKLILVISVLAYARWVTRPTRGRRIAWIAANSANLYTFYLGGLLLVAEGLHALLYLRGRERQQALGSLAAAGVTFLPWFFTGFLDQVLTPNLLFLPEPLSATAWTEMLHLYFTQQWPLIIGLMLLGLAAVTYGADGAPRLHWRPDGNGFLLLGWAALPFAIIGLIGLFRPFFSPRWAILATPAIVLLTARGLGNLHQPGRGLLLAVLLVYSVTTVDFYWPKPPWDRVAANVLAYARPGEPVLLEVHNDDYSVGYYLERALPPESVRSLRMWREATDPAMYHNELTAFLAAPVRQTIWVVAWGENHDIFNQLEQHGFQRSFALTTDHVGNALNVHRYDRRLEGEPLAVYESGLILRRAEVYPEAGRVDLWWSVGAPVDRDYTTSAFALDSSGRLIAQDDTFPARGTRPTTTWLPGDLIYDPHPLQPADLPPGVYSIGVQTYYWADGVKIPTTQGEPWYTVGTFEWP from the coding sequence ATGACCCTCCAGATCGATCGCTTAAACAGACGTCTGGCACTGCTGGTTGCCGTCCTGCTGCTGGCGGCCTTCGCCCGCCTCTATCACCTGATGCAACAGGGTATATGGCTGGACGAGGGTTACACCCACTACGTGATGACCCGCCTTGGTCCGTTGGGTGCGGCGCTGGACGATATGCACCCACCGCTGTATTACTACACTCTGGGCGGGTGGATGGCCGTCACTGGCGACTCGCTGCTGGCCATGCGCTACTTTTCCGCGCTGTGCAGCGTGCTGACCGTGCCGCTGGTCTACCTGCTGGCCCGGCGGATGGCCCCGGCGGGTGCGGTGTTGCCCCGCCGTCAGATCGCGCTGCTGGCTGCGCTGCTCTTCGCCCTTTCCGACCCCGACATTGCGATGGCCCAGGAAGTGCGCAACTATGCCTTCCACAAGCTGATCCTGGTGATCAGCGTCCTGGCCTATGCCCGCTGGGTGACGAGGCCGACGCGGGGACGCCGGATAGCCTGGATCGCAGCCAATAGCGCCAACCTGTACACATTCTATCTGGGCGGGCTGCTGCTGGTAGCGGAAGGGCTGCACGCCCTGCTTTACCTGCGCGGACGGGAGCGCCAGCAGGCTCTCGGCTCACTGGCAGCGGCAGGCGTGACCTTCCTGCCCTGGTTCTTCACCGGCTTCCTGGATCAGGTGTTGACGCCCAACCTGCTGTTCCTGCCAGAGCCGCTGAGCGCCACCGCATGGACAGAGATGTTGCACCTGTATTTCACCCAACAATGGCCGCTCATCATCGGCCTGATGCTGCTGGGACTGGCCGCCGTGACCTATGGCGCCGATGGTGCGCCACGTCTGCACTGGCGACCGGATGGGAACGGCTTCCTGCTACTGGGCTGGGCGGCGCTGCCCTTCGCCATCATCGGCCTGATCGGGCTGTTCCGCCCATTCTTCTCGCCGCGCTGGGCGATCCTGGCGACCCCGGCCATCGTCCTGCTGACGGCGCGCGGCCTGGGCAACCTGCACCAGCCGGGACGGGGCCTGCTGCTGGCCGTCCTGCTGGTTTACAGTGTGACCACGGTCGATTTCTACTGGCCCAAGCCGCCCTGGGATCGCGTGGCCGCCAACGTACTGGCCTACGCGCGGCCCGGCGAGCCAGTCCTCCTGGAGGTCCACAACGACGATTACAGCGTCGGCTACTACCTGGAGCGCGCCCTGCCGCCGGAGAGCGTGCGCTCCCTGCGGATGTGGCGGGAGGCGACCGACCCGGCTATGTACCACAACGAACTGACTGCTTTCCTGGCTGCCCCGGTCCGGCAGACGATCTGGGTGGTGGCCTGGGGTGAGAATCACGACATCTTCAACCAGCTGGAGCAGCATGGCTTCCAGCGGAGCTTCGCCCTGACTACCGACCACGTGGGCAACGCCCTCAACGTTCACCGCTACGACCGCCGGCTGGAGGGGGAACCGCTGGCCGTCTATGAATCGGGCCTCATCCTGCGCCGGGCGGAGGTCTACCCGGAGGCCGGACGGGTTGACCTGTGGTGGTCGGTTGGCGCGCCGGTCGACCGCGACTACACCACATCGGCCTTTGCGCTGGATAGCAGCGGGCGGCTGATTGCCCAGGATGACACCTTCCCGGCGCGGGGGACACGGCCCACCACCACCTGGTTGCCGGGCGACCTGATCTACGATCCGCACCCACTCCAGCCGGCTGACCTGCCGCCGGGCGTATACAGCATCGGCGTACAGACGTACTACTGGGCGGATGGAGTCAAAATCCCGACCACCCAGGGCGAGCCCTGGTATACGGTTGGGACGTTCGAGTGGCCGTAG
- a CDS encoding HAD family hydrolase: MALRGVIFDMGGTLLDYHPPAPSAGEGWRAMEDLGADALRAFLLERGYPAPPAEEARQSAFTAMERQWRMIAEGKPVNPQLGPILREVLLSWGLPENAANDGLIDSAVAAYVAPAQALVRPLPGAAETLAALRAQGLRLGLFSNTVWPGAFHLEDLARWGLAEYLDCAFFSADVGAWKPARQVFQMTLEALGLQPQEAAFVGDHPYFDVYGAQQAGLRGVLLKSAEWEAPPSGGLPITPDATVTRLADLLPLVEAWRTS; encoded by the coding sequence ATGGCACTGCGTGGCGTGATCTTCGATATGGGAGGGACGCTGCTGGATTATCATCCCCCCGCCCCCAGCGCCGGTGAGGGCTGGCGGGCAATGGAAGACCTGGGCGCTGATGCGCTGCGGGCCTTCCTGCTGGAGCGTGGGTATCCCGCCCCACCCGCTGAGGAAGCCCGCCAGAGCGCCTTCACCGCGATGGAGCGCCAGTGGCGGATGATCGCGGAGGGGAAACCGGTCAACCCGCAGCTTGGCCCGATCCTGCGCGAGGTGTTGCTGAGCTGGGGTCTGCCGGAAAACGCCGCCAACGACGGCCTGATCGACAGTGCGGTGGCCGCATATGTGGCCCCGGCGCAGGCGCTCGTCCGGCCCCTGCCCGGCGCGGCGGAGACTCTGGCCGCGCTACGGGCGCAGGGGTTGCGGCTGGGTTTGTTCAGCAACACCGTCTGGCCGGGCGCCTTCCACCTGGAGGACCTGGCCCGCTGGGGGCTGGCCGAGTACCTGGATTGTGCCTTCTTCTCCGCTGATGTTGGCGCGTGGAAGCCTGCCCGGCAGGTCTTCCAGATGACGCTGGAAGCGCTGGGGCTACAGCCGCAAGAAGCCGCCTTTGTGGGTGATCATCCGTACTTTGACGTGTACGGGGCGCAGCAGGCCGGTCTGCGTGGCGTGCTGCTGAAAAGCGCCGAGTGGGAGGCTCCACCTTCCGGCGGCCTGCCCATCACGCCGGACGCCACGGTGACCCGCCTGGCCGATTTGCTGCCGCTGGTGGAAGCGTGGCGAACCTCCTGA
- a CDS encoding SpoIIE family protein phosphatase has protein sequence MAEHNSASSAASMAERLATLAEINQAINASLDLDVMMDAVLDKVIEVVKAQRGFLMLRDDSGQLHVRVARGLNREDLLSADFQYSTTIVNQVVRTNAPLLTSNAEHDPRFERGESIIALGLRSIMCAPLLVKNRLIGLVYVDNTLRTGVFQQSDLDLLTAFAGMAAIALENARLHRLEVESTRLERELSIAYDIQRSMLPRRLPDFPGYEIAATWHSAREVAGDFYDAFLLDGDQLGVVIADVADKGVGAALFMAVARSLIRGIAAVARFPLDTIHQANRLMMLEGNNSGMFVTAYYTVFERDGRAVGVNAGHNRPLLYRHRTAEITWLPRGGRAMGWFDQLPLSPHPIELEPGDVLVYYTDGLTDAENEQGLFFGERHLAEIVREEARRGRSALEILDRISAVVQAFVGQAPPFDDLTMIVVKYCGEA, from the coding sequence ATGGCTGAACACAATTCTGCTTCATCCGCCGCTTCGATGGCGGAGCGCCTGGCTACGCTGGCAGAGATCAACCAGGCGATCAACGCCAGCCTGGACCTTGATGTCATGATGGATGCCGTGCTGGATAAGGTGATTGAGGTTGTCAAGGCACAGCGCGGCTTTCTGATGCTGCGCGACGATTCCGGGCAACTGCATGTCCGGGTGGCGCGTGGCCTGAACAGGGAAGATCTGCTCTCGGCGGATTTCCAGTACAGCACGACCATTGTCAATCAGGTTGTGCGCACGAACGCTCCCCTGCTGACCAGCAACGCTGAGCATGATCCGCGCTTTGAGCGGGGTGAGAGCATCATCGCCCTGGGCCTGCGCTCGATCATGTGTGCGCCGTTGCTGGTCAAGAACCGCCTGATCGGACTGGTGTATGTGGATAACACCCTGCGCACCGGGGTCTTTCAGCAGAGCGATCTCGATCTGTTGACGGCCTTCGCCGGGATGGCCGCCATCGCCCTGGAAAACGCCCGGCTGCACCGGCTGGAGGTAGAGAGCACCCGGCTGGAACGCGAGTTGAGCATCGCCTATGACATTCAGCGCAGTATGCTGCCGCGCCGCCTGCCGGACTTTCCTGGCTATGAGATCGCCGCGACCTGGCACAGTGCGCGGGAAGTCGCCGGCGACTTCTACGACGCTTTTCTGCTGGATGGCGATCAGCTGGGAGTGGTGATCGCTGACGTGGCCGATAAGGGCGTTGGCGCAGCGTTGTTCATGGCTGTAGCCCGCAGCCTGATCCGGGGCATCGCTGCTGTTGCCCGCTTCCCGCTGGATACCATCCACCAGGCCAACCGGCTGATGATGCTGGAAGGCAACAACAGCGGTATGTTCGTGACGGCCTACTACACGGTGTTTGAGCGCGACGGCCGGGCGGTAGGCGTCAACGCCGGGCATAACCGGCCGCTGCTTTACCGCCATCGCACGGCAGAGATCACCTGGCTGCCCCGGGGTGGGCGGGCGATGGGCTGGTTCGACCAGCTTCCTCTGAGCCCCCATCCTATTGAACTGGAGCCGGGCGACGTGCTAGTCTATTACACAGATGGCCTGACCGACGCGGAGAACGAGCAGGGTCTGTTCTTCGGGGAACGCCACCTGGCCGAGATCGTGCGCGAGGAAGCCCGCCGGGGGCGCTCCGCGCTGGAAATCCTCGATCGCATCAGCGCCGTGGTGCAGGCGTTTGTCGGGCAGGCGCCGCCCTTTGACGACCTGACGATGATTGTGGTGAAGTATTGTGGAGAAGCGTGA
- a CDS encoding molybdenum cofactor guanylyltransferase, whose protein sequence is MEDAVTVAILAGGKSSRMGTDKSFVPLLGKTLIQHVLERVGSLGLPTILITNRPAAYAPLGLPMYGDLLAGKGSLGGLYTAISCSQTLYTLCVACDMPFLNPALLAHLISLRAGYDAIVPRLDGFPEALHAVYSKGCLGAIREKLEQDQLKAISFYGQVRLRFVEEDEVRRFDPALRSFVNVNTPEELARLQAATADDSPAT, encoded by the coding sequence ATGGAAGACGCTGTGACAGTCGCCATCCTGGCCGGAGGCAAATCCAGCCGGATGGGGACAGACAAAAGCTTTGTGCCGCTGCTGGGCAAAACCCTGATCCAGCATGTGCTGGAGCGCGTGGGCAGCCTGGGCCTCCCCACCATCCTGATCACCAACCGTCCGGCAGCCTACGCGCCGCTGGGGCTGCCGATGTACGGCGATCTGCTGGCGGGGAAAGGCTCGCTGGGCGGACTCTACACGGCGATCTCCTGCAGCCAGACCCTCTACACGCTGTGCGTGGCCTGCGACATGCCGTTCCTCAACCCGGCGCTGCTGGCCCACCTGATCAGCCTGCGGGCCGGTTATGACGCGATTGTACCGCGCCTGGACGGCTTCCCGGAAGCGCTGCACGCCGTCTACAGCAAGGGCTGCCTGGGAGCCATCCGCGAGAAGCTGGAACAGGACCAGCTGAAGGCGATCAGCTTTTACGGCCAGGTGCGGTTGCGTTTTGTGGAAGAAGACGAAGTGCGCCGCTTCGATCCGGCGTTGCGTTCCTTCGTCAACGTCAACACGCCGGAAGAACTGGCCCGCCTGCAGGCTGCAACGGCTGACGATTCCCCTGCCACCTGA
- a CDS encoding molybdopterin molybdotransferase MoeA, translating to MAEFFNVLSPAEALARWLAEVTHRTAMVEAELWAGMASGGVLAEDICSPEDLPAFRRATVDGYAVRAADTYGAGEALPAYLRVVGESHMGEQPAFAVGPGQAALIHTGAMIPAGADAVVMVEHTSPIATDEIEVLRRVAPGENVLQVGEDVHRGEPVLPAGARLRPPEIGALLALGLGTPARPIHLRARPRVAIFSTGDEIVPPGAAPAPGQVRDINSFTISALAAEAGADVEPWGIIPDDPTALEMALRAALAPPAAADLAVITAGSSVSARDMTAAVINRLAAELGGPGVLVHGVAIKPGKPTILAVVDGRPVLGLPGNPVSAVVAFWLFGLPAIGHILGARPPSRPRLRATLTANVPSAAGREDYIPVVLHENDDTIKADPIFGKSNLIFTLVRADGLARIPLDATGLRAGDAVDVYLF from the coding sequence ATGGCTGAGTTCTTCAACGTCCTTTCCCCTGCCGAAGCCCTGGCTCGCTGGCTGGCCGAAGTCACCCACCGCACCGCCATGGTTGAAGCCGAGCTCTGGGCAGGGATGGCGTCTGGCGGCGTGCTGGCGGAAGACATCTGCAGCCCGGAGGATTTGCCTGCCTTCCGCCGGGCGACGGTGGATGGCTACGCCGTCCGCGCTGCCGATACTTACGGTGCGGGCGAGGCGCTGCCGGCTTACCTGCGCGTTGTCGGCGAGTCACACATGGGGGAGCAACCGGCGTTCGCGGTCGGGCCGGGACAGGCTGCGTTGATCCATACCGGGGCGATGATCCCCGCAGGCGCGGACGCGGTAGTGATGGTGGAACACACCAGCCCGATCGCGACGGACGAGATCGAGGTACTCCGCCGCGTGGCCCCCGGCGAGAATGTCCTGCAGGTCGGGGAAGATGTGCACCGGGGGGAACCGGTGTTACCCGCCGGGGCGCGCCTGCGCCCGCCAGAGATCGGGGCACTGCTGGCGTTGGGCCTGGGCACACCGGCCCGCCCGATCCATCTGCGCGCCCGCCCGCGCGTGGCCATCTTCTCCACCGGCGACGAGATCGTCCCGCCGGGGGCCGCGCCTGCACCGGGACAGGTCCGCGACATCAACAGCTTCACCATTAGCGCGCTGGCGGCGGAGGCAGGGGCCGATGTTGAGCCTTGGGGGATCATCCCGGACGATCCCACGGCGCTGGAGATGGCCCTGCGTGCTGCGCTGGCCCCGCCCGCCGCCGCCGATCTGGCCGTGATCACGGCGGGCAGCAGCGTTAGCGCCCGCGACATGACCGCCGCGGTGATCAACCGCCTGGCGGCTGAACTGGGCGGGCCGGGCGTGCTGGTGCACGGGGTAGCCATCAAACCTGGCAAGCCCACCATTCTGGCTGTTGTTGATGGGCGGCCGGTGCTCGGCCTGCCGGGCAACCCGGTCAGCGCGGTCGTCGCCTTCTGGCTGTTTGGTCTCCCGGCCATCGGCCACATACTGGGCGCGCGTCCACCCTCCCGGCCACGCCTGCGGGCCACGCTCACAGCCAACGTTCCGAGTGCTGCCGGGCGAGAGGACTATATCCCTGTTGTGTTGCATGAGAACGATGATACCATCAAGGCAGACCCGATCTTCGGCAAGAGCAACCTGATCTTCACCCTGGTGCGCGCCGACGGTCTGGCCAGGATTCCGCTGGACGCCACCGGTCTGCGGGCCGGTGATGCCGTTGACGTCTATCTGTTCTAA
- a CDS encoding PAS domain S-box protein — MSDQSHKTRDELLAEIAGLRQRIAELEAARAVRAAAEVGEERLRQVIQSMPVMMLAFDEELNHITVWNHECERVTGFSAEEIVGKPQALWLIYPDPAYRAYLRDEWQRRGDNYRDFEWKVVCKDGSTRIVSWSNISELIPVPGWGTWAIGVDVTARRQAESALQAAHDQLEQRVRERTAELAEANARLLAEIQERRQAEEALRQSEERLRQVLEHMPVMLIAYDEQADTIRVWNRECERVTGYSAAEIVGRSAREINRLLYPDSAYLSRLWREMLARGDDYRDWEWEWVCKDGSHRTIAWSNISARFPIPGWATWAIGVDVTERQKAKERAIALGVEQARREMLERFISDASHDLKTPLTTMRLSLSVMRKTLDEDVHSRHLTILGMQVTHLERTVEDLLNIVRLDQEEELVRSPVNLAALAQSVIAEQAMLIEQKNHHVTFQAEGDPLTLIGDEMELHRLITNLLTNACNYTSAGGQILVRVARQDASVVLEVQDNGIGISEAELPHIFKRFYRADRARSTNTGGMGLGLPIVQKIVEAHHGLIEVDSAPGRGSVFRVFLPLDAGGAEVAAGDPDGSSEHS; from the coding sequence ATGAGCGACCAGAGTCACAAGACCAGAGACGAACTGCTCGCGGAAATCGCCGGGTTGCGCCAGCGCATTGCCGAACTGGAGGCTGCCCGGGCAGTGCGGGCTGCCGCTGAAGTAGGCGAGGAGCGCTTGCGTCAGGTCATCCAGAGCATGCCAGTAATGATGCTGGCCTTTGACGAAGAGCTTAACCATATCACTGTCTGGAATCATGAATGCGAGCGCGTCACCGGTTTCAGCGCCGAGGAAATCGTGGGCAAGCCGCAGGCCCTCTGGCTGATCTATCCTGATCCTGCCTATCGCGCCTACCTGCGGGATGAATGGCAACGCCGGGGGGACAACTACCGCGATTTTGAATGGAAGGTCGTCTGCAAAGACGGCAGCACCCGCATTGTCTCCTGGTCGAACATCTCCGAGCTAATTCCCGTCCCCGGCTGGGGAACCTGGGCCATTGGTGTGGATGTCACTGCCCGCCGGCAGGCTGAATCCGCTCTGCAAGCCGCCCATGACCAGCTGGAGCAGCGCGTCAGGGAGCGCACCGCCGAACTGGCCGAGGCCAATGCCCGGCTGCTGGCGGAGATTCAGGAGCGCCGGCAGGCCGAGGAAGCCCTGCGCCAGAGCGAGGAGCGTCTGCGCCAGGTGCTGGAGCACATGCCGGTGATGCTGATCGCCTATGACGAGCAGGCCGATACCATCCGCGTCTGGAACCGCGAATGCGAGCGCGTCACCGGGTATAGCGCCGCCGAGATCGTTGGCCGGTCGGCGCGGGAGATCAACCGTCTGCTGTACCCCGATTCTGCTTACCTGTCGCGCCTGTGGCGGGAGATGCTGGCCCGTGGCGATGACTACCGCGACTGGGAATGGGAATGGGTCTGCAAGGATGGCAGCCACAGGACCATCGCCTGGTCGAATATCTCCGCTCGTTTCCCCATCCCTGGCTGGGCCACCTGGGCTATTGGCGTGGATGTGACCGAGCGCCAGAAGGCCAAGGAGCGCGCCATCGCCCTGGGTGTCGAGCAAGCCCGCCGGGAAATGCTGGAACGCTTCATCAGCGACGCTTCCCACGACCTCAAGACGCCGCTAACGACCATGAGGCTCAGCCTGAGCGTGATGCGCAAGACGCTGGATGAAGACGTCCATTCCCGTCACCTGACCATCCTGGGGATGCAGGTGACACATCTGGAAAGGACGGTCGAAGACCTGCTGAATATTGTCCGTCTGGACCAGGAGGAGGAGTTGGTCCGCAGCCCGGTGAATCTGGCCGCACTGGCGCAGAGCGTCATCGCCGAACAAGCGATGTTGATCGAGCAGAAAAACCATCATGTCACCTTTCAGGCGGAAGGCGATCCGCTGACTCTGATCGGCGATGAAATGGAATTGCACCGTCTGATCACCAACCTGCTGACCAACGCCTGCAACTACACATCCGCCGGCGGGCAGATCCTGGTTCGTGTCGCCCGGCAGGATGCCAGTGTTGTGCTGGAAGTCCAGGACAATGGGATCGGCATCAGCGAGGCGGAGCTACCCCACATCTTCAAGCGTTTCTACCGCGCCGACCGCGCCCGCAGCACTAACACCGGCGGTATGGGGCTGGGCCTGCCTATTGTCCAGAAGATCGTCGAAGCCCACCACGGCCTCATCGAGGTTGATAGCGCACCGGGGCGGGGCAGCGTCTTCCGGGTCTTTCTGCCGCTTGACGCCGGAGGCGCCGAGGTTGCAGCGGGCGATCCGGACGGCAGCAGCGAGCATAGCTGA
- a CDS encoding molybdopterin biosynthesis protein — MGQERNIYLHDIPLEDAWAIFSGALQRAGQWGPFPAEKVPVNEALGRVTAAPIWARISSPRYHASAMDGYAVRARDTLGATETAPVTLEEGTPETVSRPALAVNTGYPLPDWADAVIMIEHVQPLGGGRLLIRSPVAPWQHVRPMGEDMVATELVLPANHTLRPVDVGAAAACGHATVSVRRRPVVAILATGSELVQPGDPLRPGDVIEFNSLVLAGQVQEWGGIPQRLPPVPDDPERIQEAVRAAASVADLLLINAGSSAGSEDHTAAVVRALGQLLVHGVAVRPGHPVVLGMLEIDGRRVPVIGVPGYPVSAALTGEIFVRPLLDRWLGRPAEPPPTIEGELTRKVLSPIGDEEYLRVTVGRVGERVLVTPLGRGAGVITSLVRADGIVRIPRFSEGHNAGDRVTVHLYRSPRTIEHTALISGSHDLTLDLLAQFLAERHPAYRLVSAHVGSLGGLIALERGQAHLAGCHLLDVETGEYNVAYVRRYVPGRAVRLITLVGRVQGLILPRGNPKQITGIADLVREDVRYVNRQRGAGTRLLFDHLLARAGLHPEQITGYEHEQITHLAVAAAVQSGQADAGMGVLAAARALDLDFIPLATERYDLALALEYADVPPVRATLELLHDDAFRAAVAALPGYDVARMGMIVADVL, encoded by the coding sequence ATGGGCCAGGAGCGCAATATCTATCTGCATGACATCCCGCTGGAAGATGCATGGGCGATCTTTTCCGGCGCCTTGCAGCGCGCCGGGCAGTGGGGGCCATTCCCGGCGGAGAAAGTACCCGTCAACGAGGCTCTGGGGCGGGTGACCGCCGCGCCGATCTGGGCCAGGATCAGTTCCCCGCGTTACCATGCCAGCGCCATGGATGGCTATGCCGTCCGGGCGCGCGATACGCTGGGCGCAACCGAAACCGCCCCGGTGACACTGGAGGAAGGCACGCCGGAGACGGTCAGCCGCCCGGCGCTGGCGGTCAATACCGGCTATCCCCTGCCAGATTGGGCCGACGCCGTGATCATGATCGAGCATGTCCAGCCGCTGGGTGGGGGCCGGCTGCTCATCCGCAGCCCGGTGGCGCCCTGGCAGCATGTCCGCCCGATGGGGGAGGACATGGTGGCTACCGAGCTGGTGTTGCCGGCCAACCACACGCTGCGCCCGGTGGACGTGGGCGCGGCGGCGGCCTGCGGCCACGCAACGGTCAGCGTCCGCCGTCGCCCGGTGGTGGCTATCCTGGCTACTGGCTCCGAGCTGGTGCAGCCCGGCGATCCGCTGCGACCTGGCGATGTGATCGAGTTCAACAGCCTGGTGCTGGCCGGGCAGGTGCAGGAATGGGGTGGCATCCCTCAGCGCCTGCCGCCTGTCCCCGATGACCCGGAGCGTATCCAGGAGGCCGTCCGGGCTGCCGCGTCGGTTGCCGATCTGCTCCTGATCAACGCTGGCTCTTCCGCTGGCAGCGAAGATCACACCGCTGCGGTGGTGCGGGCGCTGGGCCAGTTGCTGGTGCATGGCGTCGCGGTGAGGCCTGGCCACCCGGTGGTGCTGGGGATGCTGGAGATAGACGGTCGCCGCGTGCCGGTCATTGGCGTGCCGGGTTATCCGGTCTCCGCCGCCCTGACCGGCGAGATTTTCGTGCGTCCGCTGCTGGATCGCTGGCTGGGCCGTCCGGCGGAACCACCGCCAACGATCGAGGGCGAATTAACGCGCAAGGTACTCAGCCCGATTGGCGACGAGGAATACCTGCGGGTTACGGTGGGCCGGGTGGGGGAGCGTGTGCTGGTCACGCCGCTGGGACGCGGCGCCGGTGTGATCACCTCGCTGGTGCGGGCGGATGGCATCGTGCGCATCCCGCGCTTCAGCGAGGGGCATAACGCCGGGGATCGGGTGACCGTTCACCTCTACCGCTCGCCACGCACAATCGAGCATACGGCGTTGATCAGCGGTTCCCATGACCTCACGCTTGACCTGCTGGCGCAGTTCCTGGCGGAACGCCACCCGGCCTACCGGCTGGTTAGCGCCCATGTAGGCAGCCTGGGCGGGCTGATCGCCCTGGAACGCGGTCAGGCGCATCTGGCGGGGTGCCACCTGCTGGATGTGGAAACCGGCGAATACAATGTAGCTTATGTGCGTCGCTATGTGCCGGGCAGGGCCGTCCGCCTGATCACCCTGGTTGGGCGTGTGCAGGGCCTGATCCTGCCCCGGGGCAATCCTAAACAGATCACGGGCATCGCTGATCTGGTCCGCGAGGATGTGCGCTACGTCAACCGCCAGCGCGGGGCGGGCACGCGCCTGCTCTTTGACCATTTGCTGGCGCGGGCGGGTCTGCACCCGGAGCAGATCACCGGCTATGAGCACGAGCAGATCACCCATCTGGCGGTGGCGGCGGCGGTGCAGAGCGGGCAGGCGGACGCGGGCATGGGCGTGCTGGCGGCGGCGCGCGCCCTGGATCTTGACTTCATCCCCCTGGCGACGGAACGTTACGATCTGGCGCTGGCGCTGGAGTACGCTGACGTGCCGCCGGTGCGGGCCACGCTGGAGTTGTTGCATGACGACGCATTTCGTGCTGCGGTGGCCGCCCTGCCCGGCTATGATGTCGCCCGGATGGGGATGATCGTGGCGGATGTGCTATAG
- a CDS encoding isoprenylcysteine carboxylmethyltransferase family protein: MTLLVAGLDARFSWSAISAAAQGVALVVEMAGPGLSGWAMAVNRFFSRVVRIQADRGQTVVTDGPYRYIRHPGYAGLILHMLGTPILLGSGWALLPAGVMVATMIVRTILEDRMLQAELPGYREYAGRTRWQLIPGVW, from the coding sequence GTGACTCTGTTGGTGGCCGGGCTGGATGCGCGCTTTAGCTGGTCGGCCATCTCTGCAGCAGCTCAGGGTGTTGCGCTTGTCGTGGAGATGGCCGGCCCGGGGCTTTCCGGCTGGGCGATGGCAGTCAACCGCTTCTTCTCGCGTGTGGTGCGTATCCAGGCCGACCGTGGTCAGACGGTTGTAACCGACGGGCCTTACCGCTATATCCGCCATCCCGGTTACGCCGGGCTGATCCTTCATATGCTGGGGACGCCAATCCTGCTCGGTTCAGGGTGGGCGCTGCTACCAGCGGGGGTCATGGTGGCAACGATGATCGTGCGTACTATCCTGGAGGATCGGATGTTGCAGGCGGAATTGCCCGGCTACCGCGAGTACGCGGGGCGCACCCGCTGGCAGCTGATCCCCGGCGTGTGGTAG